One part of the Pelodiscus sinensis isolate JC-2024 chromosome 16, ASM4963464v1, whole genome shotgun sequence genome encodes these proteins:
- the TMEM186 gene encoding transmembrane protein 186, with protein sequence MAAVFKTSTRLRSALPPCGRALPREPSARLWQRGDRCRPRWLGTPVFLQAPRWRAGNPRAGLAQYRCAGSLTPTNRGSEKPASQDTEQFKLVYKFPGIKYCRIFSRMKLLQTALTVVTLPPVYHLYLQEQVSQDFLLYVTGIACFAAAMLYGTSYFFRRMIGLIYLNDVGTMVKVAHLTFWGQKKVIYCPIETVMPLGDTGDAKNEVLLQFKQHNSTHILYFTLKFGHIVDKQRFDQIFGGYY encoded by the exons ATG GCCGCGGTCTTCAAAACCAGCACTCGCCTCCGCTCCGCGCTGCCTCCCTGTGGGCGCGCCTTGCCGCGGGAGCCTTCGGCCAGACTGTGGCAGAGAGGAGACAGGTGCCGCCCCCGTTGGCTTGGGACCCCTGTGTTCTTACAGGCTCCGCGGTGGCGAGCGGGCAATCCTCGGGCGGGGCTGGCACAGTACAGATGTGCCGGTAGCTTAACCCCCACCAACCGAGGCTCGGAAAAGCCTGCGAGCCAGGACACGGAACAGTTCAAACTGGTCTACAAATTCCCAGGAATTAAATATTGTCGAATATTTTCAAGAATGAAGTTGTTACAGACTGCTCTGACCGTAGTCACCCTCCCTCCAGTCTATCACCTCTATCTGCAGGAACAAGTTTCTCAGGATTTTCTGTTGTATGTCACTGGCATTGCTTGCTTTGCTGCTGCAATGCTGTATGGTACAAGTTATTTTTTCAGACGAATGATTGGACTGATATACTTAAATGATGTTGGCACTATGGTAAAAGTGGCACATTTGACATTTTGGGGTCAAAAGAAAGTCATTTATTGTCCAATTGAAACTGTGATGCCCTTGGGTGACACTGGAGATGCCAAGAACGAAGTACTGCTTCAGTTTAAACAGCATAATAGTACACACATTTTATATTTTACTCTAAAGTTTGGCCATATTGTAGATAAACAGAGGTTTGACCAAATATTTGGAGGATATTACTAA